Proteins encoded within one genomic window of Triticum aestivum cultivar Chinese Spring chromosome 2D, IWGSC CS RefSeq v2.1, whole genome shotgun sequence:
- the LOC123053187 gene encoding pollen-specific protein C13, which produces MASLRILSVIAVVAIFALAGTAVANDLPDYIVQGRVYCDTCRAGFETNVTEYIKGAKVRLECKRFGTEKVERSIDGVTDETGTYKIELKDSHPEDICEMVLVQSPLPNCNEIQELRDRAEIVLSRNVGISDNIRMANPLGYLKDKPLPVCPDLLKTFNLTTDDDH; this is translated from the exons ATGGCCTCGCTCCGTATCCTTTCAGTGATCGCTGTGGTCGCCATCTTTGCCCTCGCCGGCACCGCCGTCGCCAATGACCTCCCCGACTACATTGTTCAGGGACGGGTCTACTGCGACACGTGCCGTGCCGGGTTCGAGACAAATGTGACCGAGTACATCAAGG GTGCCAAGGTGAGGCTGGAGTGCAAGCGCTTCGGCACTGAGAAAGTTGAGCGCTCGATCGACGGCGTAACCGACGAGACTGGCACTTACAAAATCGAGCTCAAGGACAGCCATCCGGAGGATATCTGCGAGATGGTTCTTGTCCAGAGCCCCCTCCCAAACTGCAACGAGATTCAGGAACTCAGGGACCGCGCCGAGATAGTCCTCAGCAGGAACGTTGGCATCAGCGACAACATCCGCATGGCCAACCCGCTCGGCTACCTCAAGGACAAGCCGCTGCCCGTCTGCCCTGACCTGCTCAAGACGTTCAACCTTACTACTGATGATGATCACTGA
- the LOC123053186 gene encoding probable glucuronosyltransferase Os04g0398600, with product MGSKAVWLPVALLLAAVALSSVLTPPAAAAATESGEADHAVQQHSERISGSAGDVLEDNPVGKLKVFIYDLPRKYNKKMVTKDPRCLNHMFAAEIFMHRFLLSSAVRTLKPKEADWFYIPVYTTCDLTPAGLPLPFKSPRVMRSSIQYISNKWPFWNRTDGADHFFVVPHDFGACFHYQEEKAIERGILPLLRRATLVQTFGQENHVCLKEGSIIIPPFAPPQKMQAHLIPRDTPRSIFVYFRGLFYDTGNDPEGGYYARGARASLWENFKNNPLFDISTDHPATYYEDMQRAVFCLCPLGWAPWSPRLVEAVVFGCIPVIIADDIVLPFADAIPWEEIGVFVEEKDVPKLDTILTSMPIEDILRKQRLLANPSMKQAMLFPQPAQPRDAFHQILNGLARKLPHPEGVYLPPSEKHLNWTAGPVGDLKPW from the exons ATGGGATCGAAGGCGGTATGGCTCCCCGTGGCCCTGCTCCTGGCGGCAGTGGCCCTCTCGTCCGTCCtgacgccgccggccgccgcggccgCTACGGAGTCCGGCGAGGCCGACCACGCCGTTCAGCAGCACAGCGAGCGCATCTCAG GAAGTGCTGGTGATGTGCTAGAAGACAATCCTGTGGGAAAGTTAAAGGTTTTCATATATGACTTGCCAAGAAAGTATAACAAGAAGATGGTCACCAAGGATCCCCGGTGCCTCAATCACATGTTTGCTGCGGAAATATTCATGCATCGTTTCTTGCTCTCAAGTGCTGTGCGGACACTCAAACCCAAAGAGGCTGATTGGTTCTACATACCAGTTTATACTACATGTGACCTAACTCCTGCTGGTCTTCCCTTGCCATTCAAGTCACCACGGGTGATGAGGAGTTCGATCCAGTATATTTCGAATAAGTGGCCCTTTTGGAACCGAACTGATGGCGCAGATCACTTCTTTGTTGTCCCACATGATTTTGGAGCTTGTTTCCATTATCAG GAAGAAAAAGCTATTGAACGTGGCATTCTCCCATTGCTGCGACGTGCTACATTGGTGCAAACTTTTGGACAGGAGAATCATGTTTGCCTGAAGGAGGGGTCTATCATCATTCCACCCTTTGCTCCTCCTCAGAAAATGCAGGCTCACCTTATTCCCCGGGACACACCACGGTCAATCTTCGTTTACTTTAGGGGTCTGTTCTATGACACCGGAAATGACCCTGAGGGTGGTTACTATGCAAG AGGTGCGCGGGCTTCCCTGTGGGAGAACTTCAAGAACAATCCTCTGTTTGACATTTCCACCGACCACCCTGCCACTTACTATGAAGACATGCAGCGTGCGGTCTTCTGCCTGTGCCCGTTGGGCTGGGCACCATGGAGCCCTAGGTTGGTTGAGGCTGTGGTCTTTGGCTGCATTCCAGTCATCATAGCTGACGATATTGTGCTGCCATTTGCTGATGCTATCCCATGGGAAGAAATTGGTGTCTTTGTGGAGGAGAAGGATGTCCCAAAGTTGGACACAATCCTGACATCAATGCCCATCGAGGATATTCTAAGAAAGCAAAGATTGCTCGCAAATCCATCAATGAAGCAGGCCATGTTGTTCCCACAGCCAGCCCAACCACGAGATGCATTCCACCAGATCTTGAATGGCCTTGCTCGTAAGCTCCCACACCCTGAGGGTGTATACTTGCCACCCAGCGAGAAGCATCTCAACTGGACTGCTGGACCTGTTGGAGATCTGAAACCGTGGTAG
- the LOC123049348 gene encoding uncharacterized protein — protein sequence MPGFHVYPQASRLSGECSPDVSVVAPSTPAPAPIDLNATPVAGGSSSGGARKRVRQMPAGVLPDARNLFEGMPAGGGEDYMQNLIFEGGAPAAGYGPDETESQDGRGAFTPAADYDPDQATFMRDQVGMDLDSFPLDHEFPDDYGQEEEDECDIDVEPLFEDELANQAVGPKPKRKSKLTKAYTAAEDKL from the coding sequence ATGCCCGGCTTCCACGTgtacccgcaggcctcccgcctctccggggagtgctcgcccgatgtgagcgtggtggcgccttccacgcccgcgcccgcgcccatcgacctcaacgccacaccgGTGGCCGGTGGCTCATCATCCGGAGGCGCGAGGAAACGCGTGCGGCAGATGCCGGCCGGCGTGCTCCCGGACGCCCGCAACCTATTCGAGGGAatgccggccggcggcggcgaggactacatgcagaacctcatcttcgagggcggtgcgccggccgctggctatgGTCCCGACGAGACAGAAAGCCAGGATGGCCGTGGGGCATTCACGCCGGCCGCTGACTATGATCCCGATCAGGCgaccttcatgcgtgatcaggtcggcatgGACCTGGACAGCTTCCCACTTGACCACGAGTTTCCAGATGACTACgggcaagaggaagaggacgagtgcgacatcgacGTGGAGCCTTTGtttgaggacgagctcgccaaccaagccgtcggtccgaagccgaagcgcaagagcaagctcacgaaggcatacacggcggccgaggacaagctt